From Eleftheria terrae, the proteins below share one genomic window:
- a CDS encoding DUF4349 domain-containing protein — translation MRRPPRLPFVLLLTLATLTACGRSGPAEPAISEQAAPAYGMAPAAAAAPVQAAEGGAGSAPADNASPQRRYLALRHDLTLFTDADGVEAAWKAAGQACAAAGCEVLASSLVNNADQHPTGASLEARVPPQQLDAFLAKVTALGSVGQHTTQAEDKTDEVIDTEARLKNMSEFRDNLRRLMATPKAKLGELIEVERELTRVQSEIDSLASRRKALASLTDKVHVVLSFQARPSVIETGMWSPVRGAVLNTGHVLAASLAALIELTAALLPWTLALLVLGSVVRAIWRRRSKRRATTP, via the coding sequence ATGCGCCGCCCTCCCCGCCTGCCGTTCGTCCTGCTCCTGACCCTGGCCACGCTCACCGCCTGCGGCAGGAGCGGCCCTGCCGAGCCTGCCATCAGCGAGCAGGCAGCCCCTGCGTACGGCATGGCACCCGCGGCAGCAGCCGCACCGGTGCAGGCGGCCGAGGGCGGCGCCGGCTCCGCGCCGGCAGACAACGCCTCGCCGCAGCGCCGCTACCTCGCACTGCGCCATGACCTGACGCTGTTCACCGACGCCGACGGCGTCGAGGCGGCCTGGAAGGCCGCCGGGCAGGCGTGCGCCGCAGCCGGCTGCGAGGTGCTGGCGTCCTCCCTGGTCAACAACGCCGACCAGCATCCCACCGGCGCCTCGCTCGAAGCGCGTGTCCCGCCGCAGCAGCTCGACGCCTTCCTGGCCAAGGTGACGGCGCTGGGCAGCGTCGGCCAGCACACCACCCAGGCCGAGGACAAGACCGACGAAGTGATCGACACGGAAGCCCGCCTGAAGAACATGAGCGAGTTCCGCGACAACCTGCGCCGCCTGATGGCCACGCCCAAGGCCAAGCTGGGCGAGCTCATCGAGGTGGAGCGCGAGCTGACCCGCGTGCAGAGCGAGATCGACAGCCTGGCCTCCCGCCGCAAGGCCCTGGCCAGCCTGACGGACAAGGTGCATGTGGTGCTCAGCTTCCAGGCCCGGCCCTCGGTGATCGAGACCGGCATGTGGTCGCCGGTGCGCGGCGCGGTGCTCAACACCGGCCATGTGCTGGCAGCGAGCCTGGCCGCGCTGATCGAGCTGACCGCTGCCCTGCTGCCCTGGACGCTGGCCCTGTTGGTGCTCGGCAGCGTGGTGCGTGCGATCTGGCGCCGGCGCAGCAAGCGCCGCGCCACCACCCCCTGA
- a CDS encoding DUF72 domain-containing protein has product MIFIGTAGWSIPRAMGSAFPGEGQHLDRYARVLGCAEINTSFYRPHRAATYERWAGQVPEHFRFSVKLPRSITHEGRLQAADEPLERFLAEVAGLGRKLGVLLVQLPPSLAFDAAVAGNFFDLLRERHEGPVVCEPRHASWFEPVAERVLKSARVGRVAADPARPAAAARPGGWMGSARSSRRATLYYRWHGSPRLYYSRYSPEVLQQWADALAPGPAGADTWCIFDNTASGAAMENALEFRERLPQG; this is encoded by the coding sequence ATGATCTTCATCGGTACCGCCGGCTGGAGCATCCCCCGGGCCATGGGCTCCGCCTTTCCCGGCGAGGGCCAGCACCTCGACCGTTATGCCCGCGTGCTGGGGTGCGCGGAGATCAACACCTCGTTCTATCGCCCGCACCGCGCGGCCACCTATGAACGCTGGGCGGGCCAGGTGCCGGAGCACTTCCGCTTCTCGGTCAAGCTGCCGCGCAGCATCACCCACGAGGGGCGGCTGCAGGCGGCCGACGAGCCGCTGGAGCGCTTCCTGGCCGAAGTGGCGGGCCTGGGCCGCAAGCTGGGCGTGTTGCTGGTGCAGCTGCCGCCGTCGCTTGCCTTCGATGCCGCCGTCGCCGGCAACTTCTTCGACCTGCTGCGGGAGCGCCATGAAGGGCCAGTGGTGTGCGAACCGCGGCATGCGAGCTGGTTCGAGCCGGTCGCGGAGCGAGTGCTCAAGTCCGCCCGCGTGGGCCGCGTCGCGGCCGACCCGGCACGGCCAGCGGCGGCCGCCCGGCCCGGTGGCTGGATGGGCTCGGCGCGCAGCAGCCGGCGCGCCACTCTCTACTACCGCTGGCATGGCTCGCCGCGCCTCTACTACTCGCGCTACAGCCCCGAGGTGCTGCAGCAATGGGCCGACGCGCTGGCGCCAGGACCGGCAGGGGCGGACACCTGGTGCATCTTCGACAACACCGCTTCCGGCGCCGCGATGGAAAACGCCCTGGAGTTCCGCGAGCGGCTGCCGCAGGGCTGA